The following are encoded together in the Phyllopteryx taeniolatus isolate TA_2022b chromosome 21, UOR_Ptae_1.2, whole genome shotgun sequence genome:
- the LOC133471504 gene encoding major histocompatibility complex class I-related gene protein-like isoform X1, with the protein MAKLNLFVLFVAAAQIHSVTPVLHTLKYFITASSQIPNIPDYSSVGYVDDVPISRYDSKSRKAKPKQDWMNKITADDPHYWERNTQISIANEQTDKVNIETAKERFNQTGGVHMFQVMSGCEWDDETDEVDGWEHHSYDGEAFILLEVKTMRWIAAHPQAFVTKLKWDRDELWNLNKKHYFTEICPSYLKKHVTNGRDFLMRTELPTVSLLQKTPSSPVTCHATGFYPSAAALFWRKDGEELHEDAETGETLRNHDGTFQMTADLKAEVTDEAEGRYECVFQLSGVADDIVVKLERRSIRSNARIREEEKRKMALAVAVPLAVLALAAAAVAVLVKLYKSRRAKYDPASVDADSEPASEPAAPTPASE; encoded by the exons ATGGCGAAGCTGAActtgtttgtcttgtttgtcGCGGCTGCGCAAATCCACAGCGTGACGCCCG tgcttCACACGCTCAAGTATTTCATTACAGCATCGTCTCAAATTCCAAACATCCCAGACTACTCGTCGGTCGGTTATGTTGACGACGTTCCGATTTCGCGCTACGACAGCAAGAGCAGGAAAGCAAAACCCAAACAGGACTGGATGAACAAAATCACAGCAGATGATCCTCACTACTGGGAGAGAAACACACAGATCAGTATTGCTAATGAGCAGACCGACAAAGTCAACATCGAAACTGCCAAAGAGCGCTTCAACCAAACTGGAG GTGTTCACATGTTCCAGGTGATGTCCGGCTGCGAATGGGACGACGAGACCGATGAGGTTGATGGTTGGGAACACCACAGTTACGATGGAGAAGCCTTCATCTTGTTGGAGGTGAAGACAATGAGATGGAtcgcagctcacccacaagctTTCGTCACCAAACTCAAGTGGGACCGTGACGAACTTTGGAATCTAAACAAGAAGCACTACTTCACTGAGATTTGTCCTTCTTACTTGAAGAAGCATGTGACCAATGGGAGGGACTtcctgatgagaacag AGCTTCCCACGGTGTCTCTCCTCCAGAAGACGCCGTCCTCTCCGGTCACCTGCCACGCGACGGGTTTCTACCCCAGCGCGGCCGCCCTGTTTTGGAGGAAGGACGGCGAGGAGCTCCACGAGGACGCGGAGACGGGAGAGACCCTCCGCAACCACGACGGAACCTTCCAGATGACGGCCGACCTGAAAGCGGAGGTGACCGATGAAGCCGAGGGCCGCTACGAATGCGTGTTCCAGCTGTCCGGCGTGGCGGACGACATCGTCGTCAAGCTGGAGAGAAGAAGCATCCGGAGCAACGCGCGCATCCGAG aggaagaaaagaggaagatgGCGCTGGCCGTCGCTGTCCCGCTGGCGGTCCTCGctctggcggcggcggcggtcgcCGTCCTCGTCAAGCTTTACAAAAGCAGACGAG CCAAATACGATCCAGCTT CCGTCGACGCCGATTCCGAGCCCGCCTCCGAGCCCGCCGCCCCGACGCCCGCTTCCGAGTGA
- the LOC133471504 gene encoding putative HLA class I histocompatibility antigen, alpha chain H isoform X2: MAKLNLFVLFVAAAQIHSVTPVLHTLKYFITASSQIPNIPDYSSVGYVDDVPISRYDSKSRKAKPKQDWMNKITADDPHYWERNTQISIANEQTDKVNIETAKERFNQTGGVHMFQVMSGCEWDDETDEVDGWEHHSYDGEAFILLEVKTMRWIAAHPQAFVTKLKWDRDELWNLNKKHYFTEICPSYLKKHVTNGRDFLMRTELPTVSLLQKTPSSPVTCHATGFYPSAAALFWRKDGEELHEDAETGETLRNHDGTFQMTADLKAEVTDEAEGRYECVFQLSGVADDIVVKLERRSIRSNARIRAVDADSEPASEPAAPTPASE; this comes from the exons ATGGCGAAGCTGAActtgtttgtcttgtttgtcGCGGCTGCGCAAATCCACAGCGTGACGCCCG tgcttCACACGCTCAAGTATTTCATTACAGCATCGTCTCAAATTCCAAACATCCCAGACTACTCGTCGGTCGGTTATGTTGACGACGTTCCGATTTCGCGCTACGACAGCAAGAGCAGGAAAGCAAAACCCAAACAGGACTGGATGAACAAAATCACAGCAGATGATCCTCACTACTGGGAGAGAAACACACAGATCAGTATTGCTAATGAGCAGACCGACAAAGTCAACATCGAAACTGCCAAAGAGCGCTTCAACCAAACTGGAG GTGTTCACATGTTCCAGGTGATGTCCGGCTGCGAATGGGACGACGAGACCGATGAGGTTGATGGTTGGGAACACCACAGTTACGATGGAGAAGCCTTCATCTTGTTGGAGGTGAAGACAATGAGATGGAtcgcagctcacccacaagctTTCGTCACCAAACTCAAGTGGGACCGTGACGAACTTTGGAATCTAAACAAGAAGCACTACTTCACTGAGATTTGTCCTTCTTACTTGAAGAAGCATGTGACCAATGGGAGGGACTtcctgatgagaacag AGCTTCCCACGGTGTCTCTCCTCCAGAAGACGCCGTCCTCTCCGGTCACCTGCCACGCGACGGGTTTCTACCCCAGCGCGGCCGCCCTGTTTTGGAGGAAGGACGGCGAGGAGCTCCACGAGGACGCGGAGACGGGAGAGACCCTCCGCAACCACGACGGAACCTTCCAGATGACGGCCGACCTGAAAGCGGAGGTGACCGATGAAGCCGAGGGCCGCTACGAATGCGTGTTCCAGCTGTCCGGCGTGGCGGACGACATCGTCGTCAAGCTGGAGAGAAGAAGCATCCGGAGCAACGCGCGCATCCGAG CCGTCGACGCCGATTCCGAGCCCGCCTCCGAGCCCGCCGCCCCGACGCCCGCTTCCGAGTGA